One Drosophila willistoni isolate 14030-0811.24 chromosome XL unlocalized genomic scaffold, UCI_dwil_1.1 Seg142, whole genome shotgun sequence genomic window, AATTTCAAAGTTGTCGTCGATGTGCCATTGCTGGCGATCGTAGTGCTagtattgttattattattattgatggcCAAAGTTGGTGTGTTAAGGCCAATTGGCGTCACCGGACCACCCAGACCAACTCCACCACCCAATTGCTGCACTTTGCCATGCGAGGCAATGAAACGCTGCATCACCCCCTTGGTGGCAATGCCATTGAAGGCAAATTGTCgcttctgctgctgatgcGGTGTGCTCGTTATGGTTGTGTGTGccttcagtttttgttgtGGCGGCTCTGGTGTTAGATTGTAACAATTTGGTCCAATGTAACGCTGCTCTTGACGACCCACAATGGTCAATTTCAATGGTTGCTTTGCTACCTGACCATTGTTattcttattgttgttattggaaGATGCCGATATGCCAGAATCATCAGAATGCTGACCATCGAGACTCTCCTCTTTGGTGCTGCTATTCACACTGGATGCCAATGAGTCGGGTGTATTCGAATGCTCATCAATGGGCACCAATAAACTGGTCGTTTGGACAGCAACAACAGGTTGGGCTGTAACCAAAATGCCACGatcctgttgctgttgttgttgttgtggctgttCCTTCTCTTCGTTATCCTGTTGCACTGTGTACGTCTCAAACTCCACCACTTCCACAGGCGGAGTGCCACCCGATACGGAAGTGAGGGTCACCAGCTGTCGGTATTCTTCTTCACGTCGCACCACCTCTTTGATTTCCTCTTGAATGCGTGTCAAGGGATCGACCTTCTGCAAagacaacaagaacaagagtttagtttaatgaaaattacaAGTTTGTTACAAAGAAGCTATCTTTTTGGCTATAGTAGACAGTTATAGTGGCTGATTGAACTACTTAAGCCAAGTATGATAAGAAAAACCAAAGATCGTTCCAATAGATTCAATTGGATTGCAACAGACGGAAAG contains:
- the LOC6644735 gene encoding GATA zinc finger domain-containing protein 7; its protein translation is MQQKVEEKVDPLTRIQEEIKEVVRREEEYRQLVTLTSVSGGTPPVEVVEFETYTVQQDNEEKEQPQQQQQQQDRGILVTAQPVVAVQTTSLLVPIDEHSNTPDSLASSVNSSTKEESLDGQHSDDSGISASSNNNNKNNNGQVAKQPLKLTIVGRQEQRYIGPNCYNLTPEPPQQKLKAHTTITSTPHQQQKRQFAFNGIATKGVMQRFIASHGKVQQLGGGVGLGGPVTPIGLNTPTLAINNNNNNTSTTIASNGTSTTTLKLNSRTALAFLENGGNTQTIGSNNINVNNNNITISSPTAIERDSEGRPLRRGYVPVEQKIQRELQDLKSRETELKRQRKLNRQNTLKASLDKLQLSTDDEADGEEDDDEDDEDSEVEHCYGPGKLRNAQSTLELDRDCNDQELTYKATGNRSLNAAVLIAANGNNNSNGSISIGLRPAMSLAQLCDLTPEEAPSSHRLIAQWESLIKKNAEGAAAPIEAII